In Ruminococcaceae bacterium BL-6, a genomic segment contains:
- the scfA gene encoding Six-cysteine peptide SCIFF: MEMEIVKMKQIKTLNKANLKESAVIGGCGECQASCQSACKTSCTVANQKCENTKRA; the protein is encoded by the coding sequence ATGGAAATGGAGATCGTCAAAATGAAACAGATTAAAACTTTGAATAAAGCCAACTTAAAAGAGAGCGCCGTCATCGGGGGCTGCGGCGAATGTCAGGCCTCCTGCCAGTCCGCGTGCAAAACCTCCTGCACCGTAGCGAACCAGAAATGTGAAAACACCAAAAGGGCGTAA
- a CDS encoding conserved membrane protein of unknown function (Evidence 4 : Unknown function but conserved in other organisms), which yields MKRAKTRRERRERAENPVVNFLRPIVIGAVVGAAVCMVLLIGLSFALVVAKRMPQGIIPPITVFISALGALFAGYAAAKISRERGLLYGACAALLLFLLLFLAGLAITQESMSAFMATKGLIMVLIGAIAGIWAVNRRSKRK from the coding sequence ATGAAAAGAGCAAAAACGAGAAGAGAGCGCAGGGAACGCGCGGAAAATCCGGTCGTGAATTTTTTGCGGCCGATTGTCATCGGGGCGGTCGTGGGCGCCGCGGTCTGCATGGTTCTGCTGATCGGCCTTTCTTTCGCGCTTGTTGTCGCCAAGCGCATGCCGCAGGGGATCATTCCGCCGATCACTGTGTTTATTTCCGCGCTGGGCGCCTTATTTGCGGGATATGCTGCGGCTAAAATCTCGCGGGAACGCGGTCTGCTCTACGGGGCCTGCGCCGCTCTGCTGCTGTTTTTGCTTCTGTTCCTCGCCGGGCTCGCAATCACCCAGGAAAGCATGTCGGCCTTTATGGCGACAAAAGGCCTGATTATGGTTCTGATCGGCGCAATTGCGGGGATTTGGGCGGTCAATCGGAGATCAAAGCGAAAATAG
- the yajC gene encoding Preprotein translocase subunit YajC — MDHFMPLAATAAAASGASSNSMWTIVVVYILLFGALYLIFFRPQQKKRKAEEAMRKNVQIGDEIVTIGGVVGRIVAIKEESDSFVIETGIDRNKIIIKRWALGKILTVHEKD, encoded by the coding sequence ATGGATCATTTCATGCCCTTGGCCGCCACGGCCGCTGCTGCATCGGGTGCGAGTTCCAATTCCATGTGGACAATCGTTGTGGTTTATATTCTTTTGTTCGGTGCGCTTTATCTGATTTTCTTCCGCCCCCAGCAGAAGAAGAGAAAAGCGGAAGAGGCCATGCGCAAGAACGTACAAATCGGCGATGAGATCGTCACCATCGGCGGTGTTGTCGGCCGTATTGTCGCGATCAAGGAAGAAAGCGACAGTTTCGTCATCGAAACCGGGATCGACCGCAATAAAATCATCATCAAGCGCTGGGCGCTCGGGAAAATCCTCACGGTTCACGAAAAAGACTAA
- the tgt gene encoding tRNA-guanine transglycosylase (Evidence 2a : Function from experimental evidences in other organisms; PubMedId : 12123838, 14660578, 16199558, 16206323; Product type e : enzyme), whose amino-acid sequence MMFTVKKTQGAARRGELSTMHGTVQTPAFMNVATCGAIKGAVSALDLKDLKCQVQLCNTYHLHLRPGDVQVKKLGGLHRFTRWDGPILTDSGGFQVFSLAKLRNIKEEGVTFASHIDGHRIFMGPEESMRIQSHLASTIAMAFDECVQNPAEYSYVKNSCARTTRWLVRCKAELDRLNALPETINPDQMLWGINQGSTFEDLRVEHMKQIRELNLPGYAIGGLAVGESVPEMYHIIETVEPEMPKDRPRYLMGVGTPANILEAVRRGVDFFDCVMPTRNARHAHIFTWEGRRNLMNAKYELDENPLDPECGCPVCRNFTRAYLHHLFKSGEMLGMRLAVMHNIYFYNTFLEKIREALDRGSFESFYREQIEKVGQRI is encoded by the coding sequence ATGATGTTTACTGTGAAGAAAACGCAGGGAGCCGCGCGCAGGGGCGAGCTTTCCACCATGCACGGCACGGTGCAGACGCCCGCGTTCATGAACGTGGCCACCTGCGGCGCGATCAAGGGCGCCGTTTCCGCGCTTGACCTGAAAGATCTGAAATGCCAGGTTCAGCTGTGCAATACCTACCACCTTCACCTGCGTCCCGGCGACGTTCAGGTGAAAAAGCTCGGGGGGCTGCACCGCTTTACCCGGTGGGATGGCCCGATTCTGACCGACAGCGGCGGTTTTCAGGTATTTTCTCTGGCAAAGCTGCGCAATATAAAAGAAGAAGGGGTTACGTTTGCATCCCATATCGACGGCCACAGGATTTTTATGGGGCCGGAAGAGAGCATGCGGATCCAGTCGCATCTTGCTTCCACCATCGCCATGGCGTTCGACGAGTGCGTGCAGAACCCCGCCGAGTACAGTTATGTGAAGAATTCCTGCGCGCGCACCACGCGCTGGCTTGTCCGCTGCAAGGCGGAACTGGACCGCCTGAACGCCCTGCCGGAGACGATCAATCCCGATCAGATGCTGTGGGGGATCAATCAGGGAAGCACGTTCGAGGACCTGAGGGTGGAGCACATGAAGCAAATCCGTGAGCTGAACCTTCCCGGCTATGCGATCGGCGGCCTTGCGGTGGGGGAAAGCGTACCGGAAATGTACCATATCATCGAAACGGTCGAGCCGGAAATGCCGAAGGACAGGCCCCGCTATCTGATGGGAGTCGGCACGCCCGCGAATATTCTGGAGGCGGTGCGCAGAGGGGTCGACTTTTTCGACTGCGTGATGCCGACAAGGAACGCGCGCCATGCCCATATCTTCACCTGGGAGGGCCGCCGCAACCTGATGAACGCCAAGTACGAGCTGGATGAGAACCCGCTCGACCCGGAGTGCGGCTGCCCCGTCTGCCGGAATTTCACGCGGGCCTATCTCCACCATCTGTTCAAAAGCGGCGAAATGCTAGGGATGCGTCTTGCCGTCATGCACAACATTTATTTCTACAATACCTTCCTGGAAAAAATCCGGGAAGCGCTGGATCGCGGCTCTTTTGAGTCGTTTTACCGCGAGCAGATCGAAAAAGTTGGACAAAGAATCTAA
- the queA gene encoding S-adenosylmethionine tRNA ribosyltransferase-isomerase (Evidence 2a : Function from experimental evidences in other organisms; PubMedId : 10939241, 15822125, 17083917, 10739928; Product type e : enzyme): METNLRKQDFDYDLPEELIAQTPIEPRDASRLLVLNRKTGEITHKHFYDIVDFLMPGDCLILNDSRVLPARIYGIKDDTGAKVEFLLLSPKGDDVWEVLTGPGRRAKPGTHFTFGGGLLKAEVLEIVEGGNRLVKFRHESDFYAVLDQIGQMPLPPYIKKKLENQERYQTVYSREVGSAAAPTAGLHFTKELLQRVRDKGVSIGFVTLHVGLGTFRPVSVDKVSEHKMHSEHYWLPQGTADLINRTKKSGGRVIAVGTTSCRTLESVAQREGCIKESGGFTDLFIYPGFRFKVLDGLITNFHLPESTLIMLVSAFADRETILNAYRVAVQEKYRFFSFGDAMFLY; this comes from the coding sequence ATGGAAACCAACCTGAGAAAACAAGATTTCGACTACGATCTGCCGGAAGAGCTGATCGCGCAGACACCGATCGAACCGAGGGACGCTTCCCGGCTTTTGGTTCTGAACCGAAAAACCGGGGAGATCACCCATAAACATTTTTATGATATCGTGGACTTTCTTATGCCCGGCGACTGCCTGATTCTGAACGATTCGCGGGTTCTGCCCGCCAGAATTTACGGGATCAAGGATGACACCGGCGCAAAGGTGGAATTCCTCCTTCTCTCCCCGAAAGGGGACGACGTGTGGGAGGTGCTGACCGGCCCGGGCCGGCGCGCAAAGCCGGGCACGCATTTCACGTTCGGGGGCGGCCTTCTGAAAGCCGAGGTGCTTGAAATTGTGGAAGGGGGAAACCGTCTGGTAAAATTCCGCCACGAAAGCGATTTTTATGCGGTGCTCGATCAAATCGGCCAGATGCCCCTGCCGCCGTATATCAAGAAAAAGCTGGAAAACCAGGAGCGCTATCAGACGGTGTATTCCCGCGAGGTGGGCTCCGCCGCCGCGCCGACGGCCGGCCTCCATTTTACCAAGGAACTGCTGCAGCGCGTCCGGGATAAGGGCGTTTCCATCGGGTTCGTCACGCTGCACGTCGGGCTCGGAACGTTCCGCCCGGTCAGCGTGGACAAGGTTTCCGAACACAAAATGCACTCGGAGCATTACTGGCTGCCGCAGGGAACGGCCGACCTGATCAATCGCACCAAGAAGAGCGGGGGACGCGTCATCGCGGTCGGGACGACGAGCTGCCGCACCCTGGAATCCGTCGCCCAGCGGGAAGGCTGCATCAAGGAAAGCGGCGGATTCACCGACCTCTTTATTTACCCGGGGTTTCGGTTCAAAGTGCTCGACGGCCTGATCACGAACTTCCACCTGCCGGAGAGCACCCTGATCATGCTGGTTTCCGCGTTTGCCGACCGCGAGACGATCCTGAACGCATACCGGGTCGCCGTACAGGAAAAATACCGCTTTTTCAGCTTCGGGGACGCGATGTTTCTCTATTGA
- the asd gene encoding Aspartate-semialdehyde dehydrogenase: MKQFKVGIIGATGMVGQRFATLLENHPWFQVAALAASARSAGKTYREAVGKRWVMATPIPGKMADMTVLDASADIKKIASTVDFVFCAVNMKKEETRALEEAYAKMECPVISNNSAHRFTPDVPMIVPEINAGHAEVIHAQKRRLGTKRGFIAVKSNCSLQSYVPAIHPLMDFGVTKILACTYQAISGAGKTFERWPEMLDNVIPYIGGEEEKSEQEPLKLWGHIEGDHIVNATTPSITAQCLRVPVSDGHMAAVFASFEKKPEIEEIISRWENFKSVPQVLELPSAPKHFLHYFRENDRPQTRLDRNLEGGMAVSMGRLRPDTQYDIKFVCLSHNTLRGAAGGAVLLAELLCAQGYLD; encoded by the coding sequence ATGAAACAGTTTAAGGTCGGCATCATTGGCGCAACCGGAATGGTCGGGCAAAGATTTGCGACCCTTCTGGAAAACCATCCCTGGTTTCAGGTGGCCGCTCTGGCGGCCAGCGCGCGCTCCGCGGGAAAAACTTACCGCGAGGCGGTCGGGAAACGCTGGGTGATGGCCACCCCCATCCCCGGGAAAATGGCCGACATGACGGTTCTGGATGCTTCTGCGGATATCAAAAAAATCGCATCCACGGTGGATTTTGTCTTCTGCGCCGTGAATATGAAAAAAGAAGAAACCAGGGCCCTGGAAGAAGCCTATGCCAAAATGGAATGCCCGGTCATCTCCAACAACAGCGCCCACCGCTTTACGCCGGACGTCCCGATGATTGTGCCCGAAATCAATGCGGGCCATGCGGAGGTCATCCACGCTCAGAAAAGGCGCCTGGGCACAAAGCGCGGATTCATCGCCGTAAAATCCAACTGCTCCCTGCAAAGCTACGTTCCCGCCATTCACCCGCTGATGGATTTCGGCGTGACAAAGATCCTCGCCTGCACCTATCAGGCGATTTCCGGCGCGGGAAAAACCTTTGAGAGATGGCCGGAAATGCTCGACAATGTGATCCCTTATATCGGCGGCGAGGAAGAAAAATCCGAGCAGGAGCCCCTGAAGCTGTGGGGTCATATCGAGGGCGACCATATCGTGAACGCGACGACTCCCTCCATTACGGCGCAGTGCCTGCGCGTCCCGGTTTCCGACGGCCATATGGCGGCCGTGTTCGCCTCTTTTGAAAAGAAGCCGGAAATCGAAGAAATCATTTCCCGCTGGGAAAACTTCAAGTCTGTTCCCCAGGTACTGGAGCTGCCGAGCGCGCCCAAGCATTTTCTGCATTATTTCCGCGAGAACGACCGTCCGCAGACCCGCCTGGACCGCAACCTGGAAGGCGGCATGGCGGTTTCGATGGGCCGCCTGCGCCCGGATACGCAGTACGATATCAAATTCGTCTGCCTTTCCCACAACACGCTGCGCGGCGCGGCGGGCGGCGCGGTGCTTCTGGCTGAGCTGCTCTGTGCCCAGGGATATCTGGATTAA
- the dapA gene encoding 4-hydroxy-tetrahydrodipicolinate synthase (Evidence 2a : Function from experimental evidences in other organisms; PubMedId : 8098035, 9298659; Product type e : enzyme): MKKVIFTGSGVAIVTPMKPDGSIDFEMIKRLIEFQLENGTDAIISCGTTGESATLNHEEHCKVLEYTINVVNGRVPVIAGAGSNDTAYAAELSAEAKKLGADALLSVTPYYNKTSQAGLVQHYRYIADRADLPMILYNVPSRTGCNIKPETYLELSKIPSIVAIKEANGDLSAIARTAALCGDEMSIYSGNDDQTLPILSLGGKGIISVFANICPKQMHDICRLFFEGKLEASRAMFLEYLDLMNALFMDVNPIPVKEAMRMIGFECGECRLPLAPMNDAAKASLRAVLKKHALV, translated from the coding sequence ATGAAAAAGGTTATTTTTACCGGTTCCGGCGTTGCCATTGTCACCCCGATGAAGCCGGATGGCTCCATTGATTTCGAGATGATCAAAAGGCTGATCGAATTCCAGCTTGAAAACGGAACGGATGCCATCATCTCCTGCGGGACGACCGGAGAATCCGCCACCCTGAACCACGAGGAACACTGTAAAGTGCTGGAGTACACGATCAACGTTGTCAACGGCAGGGTCCCGGTGATCGCCGGGGCCGGAAGCAACGACACGGCCTATGCCGCAGAGCTTTCCGCAGAGGCGAAAAAACTGGGCGCGGATGCCCTGCTCAGCGTTACCCCGTATTACAACAAAACCTCCCAGGCGGGGCTCGTCCAGCATTACCGCTACATTGCGGACCGCGCGGACCTGCCGATGATCCTGTACAACGTCCCCTCCCGCACCGGATGCAACATCAAGCCGGAAACCTATCTGGAGCTTTCCAAGATTCCCAGCATCGTCGCGATCAAGGAAGCGAACGGGGACCTGTCCGCCATCGCCAGAACCGCCGCGCTCTGCGGGGATGAAATGTCGATCTATTCCGGGAACGACGACCAGACCCTGCCGATCCTCTCCCTTGGTGGCAAAGGGATCATTTCCGTGTTCGCCAACATCTGCCCGAAGCAGATGCACGACATCTGCCGCCTGTTCTTTGAGGGAAAGCTGGAGGCAAGCCGCGCCATGTTCCTGGAATACCTGGATCTGATGAACGCCCTGTTCATGGATGTCAACCCCATCCCGGTCAAAGAAGCGATGCGCATGATCGGCTTCGAATGCGGAGAATGCCGCCTGCCGCTCGCCCCGATGAACGACGCGGCAAAAGCCTCTCTGCGCGCGGTGCTGAAAAAGCATGCCCTTGTTTGA
- the dapB gene encoding 4-hydroxy-tetrahydrodipicolinate reductase yields the protein MKRIIISGCNGRMGNQISEGIKARSDCITVAGVDVNGSAKKEYPVFSRPSEINCEADVLIDFSNPSLLSPLLEFGLARKMPLVICTTGYSEEQTAQIRKASESIPVFYSGNMSLGVNLVIELAKKAAAVLGDQFDIEIIEKHHNQKLDAPSGTALMIADAISEIRDGKTNYVYDRHSQRKKREKSEIGIHSIRGGSIVGEHEVLFAGPGEVISISHSAQSKEIFATGSINAALFLAGKPAGLYRMADLISKEE from the coding sequence ATGAAAAGAATTATCATAAGCGGCTGTAACGGAAGAATGGGAAACCAGATCTCGGAAGGGATCAAGGCGCGCTCCGACTGCATCACGGTGGCCGGCGTCGACGTGAACGGCAGTGCGAAAAAGGAATATCCCGTTTTTTCCAGACCGTCGGAAATCAACTGTGAAGCGGACGTTCTGATCGACTTTTCCAATCCATCCCTGCTCTCTCCCCTCCTGGAATTCGGCCTCGCCCGTAAAATGCCGCTGGTGATCTGCACGACGGGCTATTCTGAGGAGCAGACGGCCCAGATCCGCAAAGCGTCGGAGAGCATTCCGGTTTTTTATTCCGGGAACATGTCCCTCGGGGTCAACCTTGTGATTGAGCTTGCAAAAAAAGCCGCGGCCGTTCTGGGGGACCAATTCGATATCGAGATTATCGAAAAGCATCATAACCAAAAGCTGGATGCCCCCAGCGGGACCGCGCTGATGATTGCGGATGCCATTTCTGAAATTCGGGATGGAAAAACGAATTATGTGTATGACCGCCATTCCCAGCGGAAAAAGCGGGAGAAATCCGAGATCGGCATCCATTCCATCCGCGGCGGAAGCATCGTCGGCGAGCACGAGGTTCTATTCGCGGGCCCGGGGGAAGTCATCAGCATCTCCCATTCCGCCCAGTCCAAAGAAATCTTTGCGACCGGTTCCATCAATGCGGCGCTTTTTCTGGCGGGGAAGCCGGCCGGGCTTTACCGGATGGCGGACCTGATCAGCAAGGAGGAATAA
- a CDS encoding conserved protein of unknown function (Evidence 4 : Unknown function but conserved in other organisms), which translates to MSTATVTSSSEITLVTLQKCPADISFLSGIFQKISELGVNIDMISLAPAHGAFTSLSFTIADDDLGRILEYTSELQERHNIKMIVSSGNCKISVYDPHMKNTSGVAAKVFAAAADVSTDVRIITTSEVEISLLVTQADFNETLDAMEKKMNTEN; encoded by the coding sequence ATGTCCACTGCTACCGTCACTTCTTCCAGTGAAATCACTTTGGTCACCCTGCAAAAGTGTCCCGCGGATATTTCCTTTCTTTCCGGGATCTTTCAAAAAATATCGGAACTCGGAGTCAATATTGACATGATTTCCCTGGCTCCGGCACACGGCGCTTTCACCTCTTTGTCCTTTACCATTGCGGACGATGATCTCGGCAGGATTCTGGAGTACACCTCCGAGCTGCAGGAGCGCCACAATATCAAAATGATTGTCAGCAGCGGCAACTGCAAGATTTCGGTGTACGACCCGCATATGAAAAACACGTCCGGCGTGGCCGCCAAAGTGTTCGCCGCGGCCGCTGACGTTTCCACCGATGTCCGCATCATCACCACATCCGAAGTGGAGATCTCGCTTTTGGTCACACAGGCGGACTTCAATGAAACGCTGGATGCCATGGAAAAGAAAATGAATACCGAAAACTGA
- a CDS encoding membrane protein of unknown function (Evidence 5 : Unknown function): MRKRCLAAPATTAAVTLLLFFLFQLYPFSDQTLAWCDMKQQVIPFLLDFKNIISGNSDMLLNLQNAGGMSFWGVFFFFIASPFTFLVLLVPATKMYLFANILVLLKMCVCSLTAALFFQRRFRNLSTVQVTALSVMYAFCGYTMLYFQNMVWLDVMAMFPILLIGVDLLVREGRILCFVLAFSAVLVLNFYLTYMVVVFLILAFGLFLFFCEKDREKRKRTVFLLGVSAFLTMLITAAVWLPSFLQYLSSARTIGILENLASGSFMTHYYTTLPILLCSGGVFAAIAILKGQGFDRETKALLVLWLLTVVPIFIEPVNKMWHTGSYQAFPARYGYIPVFLGLIFLAKAISDLNGSGDLPFRQEIPGAVIGLFLVGSMALVAYMLITYRFEDLTIYTRALWLDQTSILTFLIFTAVAVLSYFLLMYLYRNQMLTKGMFSFFLILAVVCESLFSGSVFIGSASNPDLFYQPVFDLSGRISDDSLYRVKNNHKYFDLNLMGGLGYPTLNHYTSLTDEDYMFTMKKLGYSSYWMEVGSQDGSLLTDALLGNRYTVVQSREVKPEDDVVYQNDWYAILKNKYRMSFGTVMSSQDISKSEYLPDATRMEIQQSIFEQLFHSSKKLVTEYEYSSSENLKCTKTKNGTVMIKEDPETNGTLSYDILVEGTQTLYLDCFDKLTNNLSEPINNSFHVSVNDRTVQSMYPAQKENGLLNLGTFTDELVRVRLTVYKDVSAKSFGIYGMDLSTLGTALDSAPSVSLKQQGNAVSGTVTASGNDRYLFLPLPFQKGYTATVNGKDAQIFRVFDDFMAIKLSDGENQVSVSYLPPGFRAGIVISGFGVVLLPFLLYALKKRKFPRLRGILENFVFLLFKLLAALVFVGIYIFPVIVYWAG; this comes from the coding sequence ATGAGGAAACGGTGTTTGGCGGCGCCGGCAACCACTGCCGCGGTGACACTGCTTTTGTTCTTCCTTTTCCAGCTTTATCCGTTTTCCGACCAGACGCTGGCTTGGTGCGATATGAAACAGCAGGTCATTCCGTTCCTTCTGGATTTTAAAAACATCATATCAGGCAATTCGGACATGCTGCTCAATTTGCAAAATGCGGGCGGCATGAGTTTTTGGGGCGTTTTTTTCTTTTTCATCGCAAGCCCGTTCACGTTTCTGGTGCTGCTGGTTCCGGCTACGAAGATGTACCTGTTCGCCAACATCCTGGTTTTGCTGAAAATGTGCGTCTGCTCGCTGACCGCCGCTCTCTTTTTCCAGAGGCGGTTCCGGAACCTGTCCACCGTGCAGGTGACCGCCCTTTCCGTCATGTATGCGTTCTGCGGATACACCATGCTCTATTTTCAGAATATGGTCTGGCTGGATGTGATGGCGATGTTCCCCATCCTTCTGATCGGGGTGGACCTGCTCGTGCGGGAGGGGCGGATCCTGTGTTTTGTTTTGGCTTTTTCCGCCGTTTTGGTGCTGAATTTTTACCTGACCTATATGGTGGTCGTCTTTCTGATTCTGGCGTTCGGCCTTTTCCTGTTCTTCTGCGAAAAAGACCGGGAAAAAAGAAAGAGGACGGTTTTTCTTCTGGGCGTTTCGGCGTTCCTGACCATGCTGATTACGGCGGCGGTATGGCTTCCGTCATTCCTGCAGTACCTGTCATCCGCGCGCACCATCGGCATCCTGGAAAACCTGGCTTCCGGCAGCTTCATGACGCATTATTACACGACGCTTCCGATCCTGCTGTGCAGCGGCGGCGTGTTTGCAGCGATCGCCATCTTGAAGGGGCAGGGCTTCGACCGGGAGACAAAGGCCCTTCTGGTTCTTTGGTTATTGACGGTCGTTCCCATCTTTATCGAGCCGGTCAACAAGATGTGGCATACGGGAAGCTATCAGGCGTTCCCGGCCCGCTACGGCTATATCCCTGTCTTTCTGGGGCTGATTTTTCTGGCCAAAGCGATTTCCGACCTGAACGGGTCCGGGGACCTTCCTTTCCGACAGGAGATTCCCGGGGCTGTGATCGGCCTTTTCCTTGTCGGCTCCATGGCGCTCGTGGCATATATGCTGATCACCTACCGGTTTGAAGACCTTACCATTTACACCAGGGCCCTGTGGCTGGACCAGACCTCGATCCTGACTTTCCTGATTTTCACGGCCGTGGCCGTGCTCTCGTATTTTCTGCTGATGTACCTCTACCGCAACCAGATGCTGACGAAAGGGATGTTCTCCTTTTTCCTGATCCTCGCGGTCGTCTGCGAATCCCTGTTCAGCGGCAGCGTTTTCATCGGCTCCGCCTCCAATCCGGATCTATTTTACCAGCCGGTGTTCGACCTGAGCGGACGGATCAGCGATGACAGCCTTTACCGGGTGAAGAACAACCACAAATATTTTGACCTGAATCTGATGGGCGGCCTGGGATATCCCACCCTGAACCATTACACCTCGCTGACGGACGAGGATTATATGTTCACGATGAAAAAGCTGGGGTATTCCTCCTATTGGATGGAGGTCGGCTCCCAGGACGGCTCCCTTCTGACGGACGCTCTGCTCGGAAACCGCTATACGGTCGTCCAGTCGCGGGAAGTGAAGCCGGAGGACGACGTGGTGTACCAGAACGACTGGTATGCCATTTTGAAAAACAAATACCGGATGTCCTTCGGGACCGTGATGAGCAGCCAGGATATTTCCAAATCGGAATATCTTCCGGATGCGACGCGCATGGAAATCCAGCAGAGTATTTTTGAACAGCTTTTTCATTCGTCCAAAAAGCTGGTGACGGAGTATGAGTATTCCTCGTCTGAAAACCTGAAATGCACGAAAACGAAAAACGGAACCGTTATGATTAAAGAAGATCCGGAAACGAACGGCACGCTTTCCTATGACATCCTGGTGGAAGGGACGCAGACCCTTTATCTCGATTGCTTCGACAAGCTGACGAACAACCTTTCGGAGCCCATCAACAACAGCTTCCATGTTTCGGTAAACGACCGCACCGTTCAGTCGATGTATCCCGCCCAAAAGGAGAACGGTCTGCTGAACCTCGGCACCTTTACCGATGAGCTGGTGCGGGTGCGTCTGACGGTCTATAAAGATGTTTCTGCAAAATCCTTCGGCATTTACGGCATGGACCTGAGCACGCTCGGCACCGCACTGGACAGCGCGCCGAGCGTCAGCCTGAAACAGCAGGGGAACGCCGTTTCCGGGACGGTGACCGCTTCGGGGAACGACCGGTACCTTTTCTTGCCGCTGCCGTTCCAGAAGGGATACACGGCCACCGTCAATGGGAAGGATGCGCAGATCTTCCGCGTCTTTGACGATTTCATGGCGATTAAGCTTTCGGATGGGGAAAATCAGGTAAGCGTTAGTTATCTGCCGCCGGGGTTCCGGGCGGGAATCGTGATTTCAGGGTTTGGCGTCGTGCTTCTCCCGTTTTTGCTGTACGCTTTGAAAAAGCGGAAGTTCCCCCGTTTGAGAGGCATTCTGGAAAATTTTGTTTTTCTGCTTTTCAAGCTGCTGGCCGCTTTGGTCTTCGTGGGGATTTATATTTTCCCGGTCATTGTATATTGGGCCGGATGA
- the tyrS gene encoding Tyrosine--tRNA ligase yields the protein MGVFEELQERGLIAQVTNEERVRDLLDKEKVTFYIGFDPTADSLHVGHFVQIMVMAHLQRAGHRPIALFGGGTGMVGDPSGKSDMRRMMTREEIEHNISCFQKQMSRLIDFSDGKAIMANNGDWLLNLNYIQFLREVGVHFSVNRMLAAECYKQRMERGLSFFELNYMIMQSYDFLELNNRYGCVLEMGGDDQWSNIIGGVELIRRAKGKEAYGMTFTLLTTSEGKKMGKTEKGAVWLDPEKTSPFDFYQYWRNVDDADVIRFMKILTFLPLSEIAEYEKLSGSELNGAKEVLAFEVTKEIHGEKEAVKAREAARALFGAGSDTDHMPSTEISAQDLSDDGIFMTELLLKTGLIPSKGEGRRLIEQGGISVDGRKIDSVSEKLSSDAFEKGFIIIKKGKKVYHKVILKS from the coding sequence ATGGGAGTATTTGAGGAACTTCAGGAAAGAGGCCTGATCGCTCAGGTGACGAACGAGGAGAGGGTGAGAGACCTTCTCGACAAGGAAAAAGTCACATTCTATATCGGGTTCGACCCGACAGCGGACAGCCTCCACGTAGGGCATTTTGTCCAGATCATGGTCATGGCGCACCTGCAGCGGGCCGGACACCGCCCGATCGCGCTGTTCGGCGGCGGAACCGGCATGGTCGGCGACCCTTCCGGAAAAAGCGACATGCGCAGAATGATGACCCGGGAGGAAATCGAGCACAATATTTCCTGCTTTCAGAAACAGATGTCGCGCCTGATCGACTTTTCGGATGGGAAAGCGATCATGGCAAACAACGGCGACTGGCTTCTGAACCTGAACTATATTCAGTTCCTGCGCGAGGTCGGCGTCCATTTTTCGGTCAACCGCATGCTCGCCGCGGAGTGCTACAAGCAGCGCATGGAGCGCGGGCTTTCCTTCTTCGAGTTGAATTACATGATCATGCAGAGCTACGATTTTCTGGAGCTGAACAACCGTTACGGCTGCGTTCTGGAAATGGGCGGGGACGATCAGTGGAGCAACATCATCGGCGGTGTGGAACTGATCCGCCGCGCGAAGGGGAAGGAAGCCTACGGCATGACCTTTACCCTGCTGACCACAAGCGAGGGCAAGAAGATGGGGAAAACCGAAAAGGGCGCCGTCTGGCTCGACCCGGAAAAAACCTCTCCGTTTGATTTTTACCAGTACTGGCGCAACGTGGATGATGCCGACGTGATCCGTTTCATGAAGATTCTGACCTTCCTGCCCCTTTCGGAAATCGCGGAGTATGAAAAGCTTTCCGGCAGCGAGCTGAACGGCGCGAAGGAAGTGCTTGCGTTCGAAGTGACAAAGGAGATCCACGGGGAAAAAGAGGCCGTGAAGGCACGGGAGGCCGCAAGGGCGCTGTTCGGCGCGGGGTCGGACACCGACCACATGCCGTCCACCGAGATTTCCGCGCAGGACCTTTCCGACGACGGGATTTTCATGACCGAGCTTCTGCTGAAAACCGGCCTGATCCCGTCGAAGGGCGAAGGACGCCGGCTGATCGAACAGGGCGGAATTTCCGTAGACGGACGCAAAATTGATTCCGTTTCGGAAAAACTCTCGTCCGATGCTTTTGAAAAAGGGTTTATTATCATCAAAAAAGGGAAAAAAGTTTATCATAAAGTCATCTTAAAGTCATAA